The sequence ACGATTAGGGGTCGAGGCGCTACTGGTCGCCAGAGTAGCGCCGCAACTGCTCTATCACCGCAAACAACTAGGCCGCAAACTCCCGCCGAGGTTCCAAGCAGCGCAGGCCAGGCTGGAGGAAAGCCAGATTTATTCCCTCCCCGAGCGAACGGTACGCCTCGACAAGAGTCCCATCGTCAAGAACTTGAAGAGGAGACGCGCAGAGCGGGACGAACAGGTCGCAGGAGTGAAATCATTGAAGAAGCTGCGTCTCAGACCCGAGCTTCACCTCGTCATAGTTCCAGCGGCACTCATACACCAGATCGTAGCACGGATCAGATTTCAGACCGAACAAATGATCGAGATAGAGACCGTGAGCGAAGCCGGCGTGGTGATGAAGATGTGAGGCGAGGTGACACCAAGAGGGAAGAATATAGAGAACGCCCAAGGGAAAGAGAGCGTGATCGTGACCGCGACAGAGAGCGGGAGCCTCGGGATAGAGATAGAGAGCGCGACAGAGAACGTGATCGAGATCGAGATCGAGACCGCGAACGCAACCGCGATCGTGACCGCGGCCGTGCTAATGAACCATCAGACAACAGAGATGACTTGCGCAATCCGCAAGAGCCAAGAAGAGCTGGTCAAATCATGGATAGCTCACAAACCCAGCCTCTTGGCAGATCAAGAAGGGACAAACGTGATCGCTACGACGGTCCTAGTTCGCAAAGTGGCGGCTCGTTCGAGTCTTCTGTCCGTGCTGCACCAAGTAAAGGTGCTCCACATCCTGCAccgcctccgcctccgccgCCACCGCCTCCGGGATCTGACGACCGCAGATGGACCAGAGGGGATGATCGAAATAGAGATCGTGACCGTGACACACGCGACCGTGAAAGAGACCGAGATCGCGAGAGAGATCGCGATAGAAGCCGTAGAGAAACTGGCAATACTGCTCGAGGGACCGCCGGTGGGAGAGAAGTCGAAACCGGCAGTCCTGCTGTCAGTTGGCCGCGAAAACGTGGACGTGGTGCTGCCGGGAGTGGCGACGATGGAAATGAGCAGAGCGGATCGATGAGAGTCCCTAGCGAAAGTAAAAGGCAGCGAAGGTGAAAAGGCGCCTACACTCACTTTATCGTGATCTTCCCTGTTTTAAAATGAAACACAGCAGACATGCCGGGATTAACTCTGAGGTTCTTTCTTCAATTATTTACACTGTTTTATTATGCATTGTGAAATTGATTTATAACTGCCTACTCTGCCTACCTCCTTTTTACACCTTTGTGCGAAGATATGGGATGGAgttcctttttctcttttctacaATTTAGGGAAAGGTTGGGCATGGAAATGATGAAAAGAAACATGGGAATTTTTAATATAACAGACTGCATTTTTGATGTTCCAtttgtttttgtttgtttgtgTGCCAGGAGTTAGGCGTTGACTTCTTGTATGTTGACCCCATTCCACATATGCCCTTGTGCTATTTTGCATCGACTTTTTTGAAAGAGAAAACTCCTGGTTAACTGGTTTATTGAGCCCACACACTCTAAAATGTAATGGTTTTCTATGAAGCATAGCCAATACCCGTTTATCGATGAGGAATTAACTGTGTATAACTTAGCATTATCCTTATTTTACAGTCACGTATAGAAGCAAATGTTAAGAGGGTATAAGGAAAATGGTGTGCATGTCAAGGCTTTGCAAACAATATTACAATCAAAGCAAGGTCTTGTGTACTCTTGGGACACATATATGCAAATAGTGAAAGAAGGGACAACCTTTTAAAATTTAAAACAGAAGAGAATTACCCAGAGAATTACATGTGCtaaggaagaagaaatatTGAAGACGAATTGAAAAGGCCTGTCCTGCGGGAAGGTTACAAAAAATAATTATAGTCACCCATAGAACCGACCCCAGGAATACGAAAAACTGACGAGAAGCGATCACAGAAACTGCTTGATTCCCTTGTTCCCTAGCCTCTTGAATACCTTTTCCAGGAAAAGTGCGCTGAAAACCGTTTAGCAAAGGACAGATTTTGACGTTTGTTGGGCACAGCCGAGTGAGTGTCTTCGGTTGGTTCGCCGAACAGGGTGAAAAGCGAAAGACGAGACTGCCTGGCGCGGTTTTGGGCTTCGTATGGGTTGGTAAAAGAGGAGATGCTGTGATGTGTGAACCAAGTCTCATCATGCGGTGAGCAGTCATCGCTGTTAAAGTTGAACGGAATGGAAGTATCTATCGCAAACTGCTGCTCGAGGGAGTCCCTGAAGTTTGTGAGAGGCTCGTCCGGGTTCGCGTGCGATGGTCCAGTGGCCTGCTCAGCTCCTAATCTATGACCAAGTGCGGTGATTGCTGAAACCTCTGTAGATGAAGTGGACTTGTTCCAGGGGTCGATGTTGTTTGCGTTTTTGGATCTAGAAAGCGAAAAGTGCTCCCAGTTCACTGGGCTGGTTGGGTTCAAGGCGCTGGCTGTGGCTGGCCGGTACTGAGTATCCTTTTGCTCATGAGCATTGCTACCGACACTCATGGTCACCCCAGAATCgttcctttcttctctatAAATGGTGGGTTCTTCGGCCAAAGTAGATAGACGATTGATGTGTGCTGTATTGG is a genomic window of Coccidioides posadasii str. Silveira chromosome 3, complete sequence containing:
- a CDS encoding uncharacterized protein (EggNog:ENOG410Q5JW) — translated: MMKGILNFQRRRRRSNFKPPRSLEEAANNPNRSFNIIDPYAHTTPDSPNSERPYIDPLTSLCLRNSCSLLVQNVKCGRGSQNETNSVNNTLSSSIESRQPQRHYHSTPPISTTYPKNMSSISSMATENANTAHINRLSTLAEEPTIYREERNDSGVTMSVGSNAHEQKDTQYRPATASALNPTSPVNWEHFSLSRSKNANNIDPWNKSTSSTEVSAITALGHRLGAEQATGPSHANPDEPLTNFRDSLEQQFAIDTSIPFNFNSDDCSPHDETWFTHHSISSFTNPYEAQNRARQSRLSLFTLFGEPTEDTHSAVPNKRQNLSFAKRFSAHFSWKRYSRG